NNNNNNNNNNNNNNNNNNNNNNNNNNNNNNNNNNNNNNNNNNNNNNNNNNNNNNNNNNNNNNNNNNNNNNNNNNNNNNNNNNNNNNNNNNNNNNNNNNNNNNNNNNNNNNNNNNNNNNNNNNNNNNNNNNNNNNNNNNNNNNNNNNNNNNNNNNNNNNNNNNNNNNNNNNNNNNNNNNNNNNNNNNNNNNNNNNNNNNNNNNNNNNNNNNNNNNNNNNNNNNNNNNNNNNNNNNNNNNNNNNNNNNNNNNNNNNNNNNNNNNNNNNNNNNNNNNNNNNNNNNNNNNNNNNNNNNNNNNNNNNNNNNNNNNNNNNNNNNNNNNNNNNNNNNNNNNNNNNNNNNNNNNNNNNNNNNNNNNNNNNNNNNNNNNNNNNNNNNNNNNNNNNNNNNNNNNNNNNNNNNNNNNNNNNNNNNNNNNNNNNNNNNNNNNNNNNNNNNNNNNNNNNNNNNNNNNNNNNNNNNNNNNNNNNNNNNNNNNNNNNNNNNNNNNNNNNNNNNNNNNNNNNNNNNNNNNNNNNNNNNNNNNNNNNNNNNNNNNNNNNNNNNNNNNNNNNNNNNNNNNNNNNNNNNNNNNNNNNNNNNNNNNNNNNNNNNNNNNNNNNNNNNNNNNNNNNNNNNNNNNNNNNNNNNNNNNNNNNNNNNNNNNNNNNNNNNNNNNNNNNNNNNNNNNNNNNNNNNNNNNNNNNNNNNNNNNNNNNNNNNNNNNNNNNNNNNNNNNNNNNNNNNNNNNNNNNNNNNNNNNNNNNNNNNNNNNNNNNNNNNNNNNNNNNNNNNNNAAATCTATTTGGCATAATAGGTAATTTTGAGCTGAGTCATTCTAAAATATGCTTAAaagagaaaacccccaaaatacagGGCTTTTGCACTAGGCTTGGGGAAAAGCTCAGAGCTCTTTGTGATTTTATGACTGAAATTCCTgtgcttaagagagagagagaaaaaaattaaacaaaaaagtaaaacagagaGGNNNNNNNNNNNNNNNNNNACAAAGAAAGACTgaagatagagggggggaaatggtagctgtatgttttttctcttttcttttttgcgttaTGTTAGCTGTTGCTGTTCATCACAAAAAGCTCTGGATGTGTTAAAATCCAAAAATACAAACAGGAGGAAAGAGGGGTGTTGAGAAGGCTAGAAACTGGCTACGGACGACTCTAAGCCCAACAGTTACTTGAAGGCTTGctatagctttcttttttttcaaatttatattaaaaaaatgacaagGATTAATTCATCACATGTTATACAGTAAATCAAATTGCAGGAACAATGGGAAAACTAGTTGGGGTNNNNNNNNNNNNNNNNNNNNNNNNNNNNNNNNNNNNNNNNNGGCATAAAATTCTAGTTaaaggctatatatataaataagttaagAAAATGANNNNNNNNNNNNNNNNNNNNNNNNNNNNNNNNNNNNNNNNNNNNNNNNNNNNNNNNNNNNNNNNNNNNNNNNNNNNTTCACATTGGTGTTTCCCACTGTCcaacttttttaaagatttaccATTTAACAAGTAGGAGACAAATCCATGCATTAAAAGATGACGTCTACAAAAATTAGCGTCTATTTACTAGGATGTACACATAGCATACACAGATGTGCATTAATATGTACATAACCCTGATCCACTCATTCAGCTCTGCAAGCCCTTAGGTGACTGCTGAGGGTGCTGTAGTGACAGTTTTGTTCtatatgatggaaaaaaaataagggcacCATATTCCAATTCACAAAACATGAATTCCAAGAAGAGACTGCTGGAAGGTTCTTTGNNNNNNNNNNNNNNNNNNNNGTATATCATAAGTATTATATTCAACCAGTCAACATGTTCAAAGACAAATATTCTTCTTTGCAATGCATTCGAGAGAGCCTTAGCAACCtcagtgaaaaaaatagaaaacatttcTGGAACATGaatcaaaaattaattataagGAGGCACCAGATCAGCTTTTCTTCCTGGATTCTCAATCATCACAATGTGTGATATGATCAATCATCTGATCATTGGATGGTATTTCAATATGGTCCATATTCCGGGGGGTTACGCAGGTGAAAATGAACCTTACTGAAATGCCATTGGACTGACATCGATGGCTGATCACACCACACTCTCACTATGAGCCTATCAGATGTATATACACTacataaagatgatatatataggcaGTGTTAACTACGTCTCACTCCATGAGACGAGGCCCAGGCCACAGTCACATATGAGGCGATAAAACACAACCTGTTCATCAAAAGTTCCCATTGAATCCCATCGCGAGAGCTGAAATCTGTGACACCATCGGCCAAACTCGTCCACAGTGATTGCAAAGACCGTACCATGAGAATAAACTGGGCTTTGATGTGGGAAGTGAACAGCTGAGGCCGACGCCTTTCTGATAGCTAAACTCTACGTGTCTCAGATTCTCTTTGGGAGAGAAAGGATTGTTACTGTACATTAAAGGCTTCAAAGTTTTCAAAATCGATAATTAGTTCTCAAAGCATGCAAAGATGCTATAGCCTACTGACTTGCAACTGAGAAACATTGACTTGGTTATCAGGTTTGTGTAAGCCTCAGCCTGGCCACTGCCCAAATCTtagctttcattatcattattgaaagagGACTCATTCACNNNNNNNNNNNNNNNNNNNNNNNNNNNNNNNNNNNNNtgggggaggggagaaattgcGACTCATCCAAAATATTCTagcatttaaaaagggggagggggtaatctgTTTATATCAGAGAATCAGGCTTTTCATGGTCATTAGAGCACGTCTATATACAAGGTTATATAGACTCGGCTTTGAATCAAGAGTGAGACTGGTCTGAGCTGAGAACATTCGGGTGATGAACTGTGATGGAGAGCagctggagggagaggagacaatgTGATATCTGCCACTGAGATGAGGGAGTCCACTTGGCTTAGAGGACAATATGGCAACGGTACTGGTATGTCACAGCAGCTTCATGCACACTTTCGCCtctaataagaaataagagaagcAATACTGTTAGTGGGTGAGGGCTAGTATACGATACAACGTGGTCAATACACTGGGAAAATTGCACTGTGAAAAACCCATGCTTGCTACCTGATTGTCCCAGAATCATAAATCTATTATCTGATGTCTAAGCGAGCACACACAATCATCTTGAGAATAATCACCTTACAGTAATAAAAGGAATATgttaaaatacatgaaaatattgTACACTGCTCTACACATGTTCTATTAAAGCCTGCTGACCGGACATAATATGGTAGTAGGAAGACATATAGAGTGGTCATAAggtgagagaaaggaataaacgatcaaaaataaatattctactCTGTAAGACATTAATAGCAAATCCCACTTTCAGTAAGTTGTACCCAATGTAAAGCTTTAAAAATCATGCAACTGATTTTTGTGGTGCCCNNNNNNNNNNNNNNNNNNNNNNNNNNNNNNNNNNNNNNNNNNNNCAGGGATCTTGGTGTTTAGATGACACAAGCTCTACTTAGGAGACATAAGGTTCCGGAACATTGTTACTCTATATAAAGTGGATATTTTCACCAACCCAAATCATCTAGCCAAGTACAGAACCCAAGACAACCAAGACCCCCTTGTGCATAACCAAAACGAGGCAGTGACAGAGCGACTTACCTTGAGCCACTTGTCGACACATTTGGTGTGGAACTCGTGGAGACACGGTAATACTCGTAACATCTGCCGAAGCTCGAAGTCACACATGCAAATCACACATGTGGTTTGTTTAGTGTCAGACTTCTCCCCTGTATACCTGGAAATTATGTGAATTCATTTTGATGGTGCAAACAGTATGAtcaacattctttttctttttttgtaaggagaggggaaggaaaaccaTAAAATTCCTTTTCAtgggaaaactacaataaaaaatttgttgtctttttatcttaaaaatccACTACCACTCATATCAAACTGTAGAAACAAATAAGACAATCAAATATTATANNNNNNNNNNNNNNNNNNNNNNNNNNNNNNNNNNNNNNNNNNNNNNNNNNNNNNNNCACAAAATGACTTTTTATAAACAACCCTTGTAATTCTTACCTAAAAGACAAACAATGACCAAATTGAAGTCACTACAATACTAAATAAGAGACTCAGGAAAAGTTGCCTACCTATAGGACGGGAGTTGGTCAATCACTGTTTTCAAAAGGCCTCTGGGTTTGGCCTCACCCAGCCTCTCTGCCAGATGTAGTAAAGCCTCGTAGTTCTCCGTGTCGGGGGCTTCTGCTGGCACTGGGTCTACCATACTGTACTGGTGTAGTGATGGATGCGACAACATTGCCCTGGAAATATATTCATGTCCATTGAACcatccatatgcacacacacataaaaaaaaaaaaaaatgtatgctctaaatgaaacatatatagtgtatactgtACATCTCTCCTAACTTAAAGGAAATGCCACAGATATAAAACCACCTAAAGTAACTTACAAGAAATGTAAGAGAATGCCAGGGTAAGTAGCCGCCGCAGCAGCAGCactaggaagtggaggagggggtggaggtggaggggccGCTGGGGGCATGGTATTCCCTCGCCAGCTGGAACTACTGCGTCTGGTGCTTCCCAAACTGCTCCCACTGCTTCCCCGTGGTCCTCTCATTCGGCCCAAGACATGGCCTTGTCCTGGTCCTCGGTAAAGGCCACGGCCCAACATGTCAACACTTGCTCCCCGTGCTCCTCCGCCACTCCCGCTGCTGGCCTGGGTATTTTGAAAgagaaaaactttaaaatatatataatgtattattttacaaCAATATTAAGCAGCAGATCTTAAATAAATCTgaagacataaataaatacagcTGATGTTAAAACTAGGTGGACTTACATGTAAATGATGAAGTTGATGCAGGTGAGTATGAGCAGGGAAGGGGGTAACCAGANNNNNNNNNNNNNNNNNNNNNNNNNNNNNNNNNNNNNNNNNNNNNAACTGGGGGGGTACTCCCACTCCCAGACTCTGTGGTGCGGCCGAGAGCTGTCCAGGAACAGCAGTGAGTTGGGTGGGTACGGCCTGAGGAGGAGCCACTCCCATGGGGGCTTGGCTGTACAGGGAGGTGTGAGTATGAGGGGGCTGAGGTGTGGCAGCCATCAGCTGGGGGGTTCCAGGTGGGGCCAGGAGAGGGCCGGCAGCGTGATGTCCCGGGGGCACCATAGGCGCGTAGTGGTGCTGGGGCCCAAG
Above is a window of Penaeus monodon isolate SGIC_2016 chromosome 34, NSTDA_Pmon_1, whole genome shotgun sequence DNA encoding:
- the LOC119594784 gene encoding RING finger protein 44-like (The sequence of the model RefSeq protein was modified relative to this genomic sequence to represent the inferred CDS: added 295 bases not found in genome assembly) — translated: MLVYIPVPVTLAMSSMNSGGGHHHQFQQQQQQQHQPQHHQPQHHQAQHQQQHQAVHIHAHARGPSSMMCATPTQPHHTHHLSTSHVQTPPHQMSGASGGTYGNVPRLHHCNVHSFLCSNPPLHHQYQMNGGCLGPQHHYAPMVPPGHHAAGPLLAPPGTPQLMAATPQPPHTHTSLYSQAPMGVAPPQAVPTQLTAVPGQLSAAPQSLGVGVPPQLPPQHHHHAHQQPTPPLVTPFPAHTHLHQLHHLHASSGSGGGARGASVDMLGRGLYRGPGQGHVLGRMRGPRGSSGSSLGSTRRSSSSWRGNTMPPAAPPPPPPPPLPSAAAAAATYPGILLHFLAMLSHPSLHQYSMVDPVPAEAPDTENYEALLHLAERLGEAKPRGLLKTVIDQLPSYRYTGEKSDTKQTTCVICMCDFELRQMLRVLPCLHEFHTKCVDKWLKEGGVPCAVYHCWLLACLQYHDDGLFGACSLTGLVLFAVEMPANFLKRPPVLSEAG